A segment of the Nitrospinaceae bacterium genome:
GTGCACCCCCTCCTCGGGGCCGGGAAGAATATTTCTGTCCACCAGAAAAACGGAGCCCCGAAGCGATTCGGCCGCCTCGAGGCTATCGATGCCCTTGAACTTCCATACGACCGAGCCCTTCCCCCCCCTCTTAAAGGACACAATCTCAAATCTTCGGGACGGATCGGACGCCAGAAAAACCTCGGCAATCTCCCCATAAGTTTCGATGTCGTCCAACCAGGGGCGAACACGAACCTCACCCTTGAGCCCCTGGGCCTTGACCGCCTCCCCGACGGCCACACGCCCATCCATTCGAACGGGGCCTAGTTCTCGCTGCCGGCCTTGTCGATCAGGTTCTGGACCGTCTGGGTGGGTTTGGCACCCTTGCCAAGCCATTCCTTGATCTTCTCAAGATCGAGTTCGATGAGCGAGGGACTCTTTGTGGGATCGTAGCGCCCCACCGATTCAATAAACCGGCCATCCCTGGGCATATGCTCGTCCTGAACAACGACGCGATACCTAGGAGCCTTCTTCATTCCGCCACGGGCAAGCCTAATCTTTACTGCCAATGTCTCTCTCCTTATTGATTGAGCATCTGCTGCATCATTTTCATCTGATTGCGTTTTCCACCTTTTGAAAAACCGCG
Coding sequences within it:
- the rimM gene encoding 16S rRNA processing protein RimM, whose amino-acid sequence is MDGRVAVGEAVKAQGLKGEVRVRPWLDDIETYGEIAEVFLASDPSRRFEIVSFKRGGKGSVVWKFKGIDSLEAAESLRGSVFLVDRNILPGPEEGVHYWEDFENTEAVDETGRSLGRIVDMFGAGGNDIIVIKGPKGEELLLPAMKEVVLRREGDRWVFRPPEYLDDLGEGDSDAL
- the rpsP gene encoding 30S ribosomal protein S16; translated protein: MAVKIRLARGGMKKAPRYRVVVQDEHMPRDGRFIESVGRYDPTKSPSLIELDLEKIKEWLGKGAKPTQTVQNLIDKAGSEN